In a single window of the Raphanus sativus cultivar WK10039 chromosome 9, ASM80110v3, whole genome shotgun sequence genome:
- the LOC108830409 gene encoding LOW QUALITY PROTEIN: putative cysteine-rich receptor-like protein kinase 33 (The sequence of the model RefSeq protein was modified relative to this genomic sequence to represent the inferred CDS: inserted 2 bases in 1 codon; substituted 1 base at 1 genomic stop codon): MRMAEKISLLIFLFVLSSIVSVVSSQRCVGAGSFGEGSPYAIYXNREKILSSLAANVKMPKGFYNGSRSDGPDSPDRVYAMAMCIDGSDPEVCSECLGVATDLLIHNCNNESEGFIWFQYKTLCFARFSNHSFFGTHDTHLLYFEYSSGLSRLTEFDQNFSNLTDSMLAEISSGKKASTNVEPLTKFQTFFFFFFFXNLTKFQTLHALMLCTPDLPSSNCSACLKESVGVYRKDEHLIRKHGGVIAYPSCFFRWDLYPLSEGFTRISYSKLGNNNRISTVFFVAVVVPIVVICCILSAIVVILVIRRGRSNPPPEVPTNSLQYDLKTIEAATCTFSKRNMLGEGGFGEVYKGLLEDGSEIAVKRLSKESAQGVQEFKNETSLVAKLQHRNLVGVLGFCMEGEEKILIYEFVPNKSLDQFLFEPTKQSQLDWAKRYKIILGTARGVLYLHHDSPLKIIHRDLKASNILLNVEMEPKVADFGMARILKMDQSRADTRRVVGTHGYISPEYLMHGQFSRKSDIFSFGVLVLEIISGKRNSNFHEIDGSGNSLVTHAWKHWRNGSPLELVDAEIGKKYQSNEVVRCIHIALLCVQTDPDDRPDISEIISMLTSNSIILQLPQSPVYEGSEMCLPPIKSVPVSVNDSLIDELVPR; this comes from the exons ATGAGAATGGCCGAGAAGATTTCCTTATTGATCTTCTTGTTTGTCCTTAGTAGCATAGTTTCTGTTGTTTCTTCACAACGATGCGTTGGCGCTGGGTCTTTTGGAGAAGGTAGTCCATATGCTATTTA TAACCGCGAAAAAATCCTCTCATCTCTTGCTGCTAACGTGAAGATGCCCAAAGGTTTCTACAATGGTTCGAGGAGTGATGGTCCTGACTCTCCTGACCGAGTATATGCAATGGCAATGTGCATAGATGGGAGTGACCCAGAGGTATGCTCCGAATGTCTCGGGGTTGCGACTGACTTGTTAATACACAACTGTAATAACGAGAGTGAAGGATTTATATGGTTTCAGTATAAAACGCTTTGTTTTGCACGCTTCTCTAACCATTCGTTTTTTGGAACCCATGATACGCACCTGCTTTATTTCGAGTACAGCAGTGGGTTATCGAGGTTAACAGAGTTTGACCAAAACTTTAGCAATTTAACAGATAGTATGCTAGCTGAAATTTCCAGTGGGAAAAAAGCTTCAACAAATGTGGAGCCCTTGACAAAGTtccagactttttttttttttttttttttttgaaacttaacaaAGTTCCAGACTTTACACGCATTAATGCTATGCACGCCGGATCTACCTTCATCGAATTGTTCGGCCTGTCTTAAAGAAAGTGTTGGTGTTTATCGTAAGGATGAACACCTCATTCGGAAGCATGGAGGAGTCATTGCATATCCAAGCTGTTTCTTCCGGTGGGATCTGTATCCCTTGAGCGAAGGTTTTACTCGAA TTTCTTATTCTAAACTAGGTAACAACAACAGAATCTCAACGGTATTTTTTGTGGCGGTTGTTGTTCCCATCGTCGTTATCTGTTGTATACTGTCTGCTATAGTAGTAATACTAGTCATCAGAAGGGGAAGGTCTAACCCACCACCT G AAGTACCTACAAACTCACTGCAATACGATTTGAAGACGATTGAAGCTGCAACATGTACATTTTCGAAGAGAAACATGCTCGGTGAAGGTGGATTTGGAGAAGTTTATAAG GGTTTACTTGAAGATGGGTCAGAAATTGCGGTCAAAAGGCTGTCAAAAGAATCAGCACAAGGTGTACAGGAGTTCAAGAATGAGACTAGTCTTGTGGCAAAGCTTCAGCACAGAAATTTGGTTGGAGTTCTTGGGTTTTGTATGGAAGGAGAAGAAAAGATACTCATTTACGAGTTTGTTCCCAACAAAAGCCTCGACCAGTTCTTGTTTG AACCTACAAAGCAAAGCCAGCTTGATTGGGCTAAAAGGTACAAGATTATTCTTGGGACTGCTAGGGGAGTTCTATATCTTCATCATGACTCACCTCTCAAAATCATACACCGTGACCTCAAAGCTAGTAACATCCTCTTAAATGTTGAAATGGAACCCAAAGTCGCAGATTTTGGAATGGCCAGGATTTTAAAGATGGATCAATCTCGAGCCGATACAAGGAGGGTCGTTGGAACCCA CGGCTACATTTCTCCAGAGTATTTGATGCATGGGCAATTCTCCAGGAAATCTGATATATTCAGCTTCGGAGTCTTGGTTCTAGAGATTATTAGTGGAAAAAGAAACAGCAATTTCCACGAGATTGATGGTTCCGGCAACAGTTTGGTCACACAT GCTTGGAAGCACTGGAGGAACGGGTCACCACTAGAACTAGTGGATGCGGAAATAGGAAAGAAGTATCAGAGTAACGAAGTTGTCAGATGCATCCATATTGCGCTACTATGTGTTCAGACTGATCCAGATGACCGTCCAGATATATCCGAAATTATCTCGATGCTCACCAGTAACTCGATCATTTTACAGCTACCTCAGTCACCAGTATATGAGGGTTCAGAGATGTGTCTACCTCCTATTAAATCTGTTCCTGTTTCTGTCAATGATTCATTGATAGATGAGTTGGTTCCTCGTTGA